In Gammaproteobacteria bacterium, the following proteins share a genomic window:
- a CDS encoding putative Multi-sensor hybrid histidine kinase (Evidence 3 : Putative function from multiple computational evidences): MIQPIRHQNFVRYLLSEFRSVFEYLPRMIVALVLICLATITLLAAPTSLLDKQILPEWEQHSITIITIVILFLFFLVLTIALITLNRHLQLAKDNVIESEARFRVMFEHAPEAIVTYDIDFKRIIDANIKAEQLFGCDRETLLQGGLERFYLAQPLNEIDIAVGMDRHNEYVMAGEEIIYESTIIQRHNGKHLMCEVRLVRLPYRERQLLRASFIDITERKRTEEALRESEAQLLATFESTADGILAVDRRGRVSNVNRQFTKLWNIPQTLMDGNDDEALLNFVLDQLVNPKEFLNKMHMFYGSDAVDMDILTFKDGRVYERYSSPMIMDGTVAGRVWSFRDITERKRSEEALRRGEQLYRLLVDSIPDTNILLFDTDLRFKIVGGGENKKNNFDNSQVEGKTLREAYPKDISDIFEPVYHKALRGEASAFELSYGPYIYSQQIIPVTDHQSTTIAGMVIATNITERKQAEQALISERNNARRYLDVAEVILIAFDDQAQLTLLNRKGHQVLGYAEGELLGKDWFRVCLPPDEYEAVLGVYRKILSSDIEPFEYYENKILTKTGDTRLIAWHNSALRDHTGRVVGTLSSGEDITERKQAENELRKYRQHLKTLVKERTSELILAKNAAEAANQAKSMFLANMSHEIRTPMNAVLGFSQLLERDPSLSPAARDKVTTIIKGGEHLLSIINNILEMSRIEAGRVEIREVSIDLYNLLNDLAVMFRMRAEIKGLLFTQELIPDLPRYIMADMGKLRQVLINLLGNAIKFTKQGSIILRAFSAGVDRIAIEVQDTGIGITPEELERLFQPFERTHSGEQTAGGTGLGLAISREYARLMAGEITVTSQAGTGSCFRYKFRAPLASIIPDSKEPPRRVVGLTPGQGEIRILVADDKNVNRELLREMLKPFGFIVDEALNGAETIQKAQTLRPRIILMDLIMPGMDGDEATRLLRNTFAKDTLAIIGITASAFETERNKFLAAGVNAFIAKPFREQELYDVLADHAGVRFETEKYDVVTIQRSDTIPTTKNMPHEWRKEFQQVLARKNITRMRKLGEEAKAIDPVLSTWMLERITHYDLNELEKLDGTNE, encoded by the coding sequence ATGATACAACCTATTCGCCACCAAAACTTTGTGCGTTATCTACTTTCAGAGTTTAGATCGGTATTCGAATATTTGCCGCGCATGATCGTTGCTCTCGTGCTGATATGTCTCGCCACCATTACGCTATTAGCTGCACCAACTTCCTTACTCGATAAACAGATACTCCCAGAATGGGAACAACACAGTATTACGATTATCACGATAGTCATTTTATTTCTGTTCTTCTTAGTCCTGACTATCGCCCTGATTACCCTGAATCGCCACCTACAACTAGCAAAAGATAATGTGATCGAAAGCGAGGCACGATTCAGGGTGATGTTCGAACATGCCCCTGAGGCAATCGTTACCTACGACATCGACTTCAAACGCATCATTGACGCCAATATCAAAGCGGAACAATTATTCGGCTGTGACCGAGAAACCCTATTGCAGGGAGGACTGGAAAGATTTTATCTGGCACAACCATTGAATGAAATAGATATTGCTGTGGGCATGGATAGGCACAACGAATATGTCATGGCGGGTGAGGAAATAATCTATGAGAGTACTATTATTCAGCGTCATAACGGCAAGCATCTAATGTGTGAGGTCAGGTTGGTGCGGCTGCCTTACCGCGAGAGACAACTATTGCGGGCTAGTTTCATTGATATCACTGAACGCAAGCGCACCGAAGAGGCGCTGCGCGAAAGTGAGGCACAACTTCTCGCCACCTTCGAGTCTACTGCGGACGGAATTCTTGCCGTAGACCGCAGAGGAAGGGTATCAAACGTCAATCGACAATTCACTAAGCTCTGGAATATTCCCCAGACCCTTATGGATGGCAACGATGATGAAGCACTGCTGAATTTCGTACTGGACCAATTGGTCAACCCCAAGGAATTTCTCAATAAGATGCACATGTTCTACGGTTCGGACGCTGTAGACATGGATATATTGACCTTTAAGGATGGTCGTGTGTATGAACGATATTCCAGTCCGATGATCATGGATGGTACTGTTGCTGGACGGGTGTGGTCCTTCCGCGATATCACGGAGCGCAAACGATCCGAGGAGGCATTGCGGAGAGGCGAACAATTATATCGCCTACTCGTAGATTCGATACCAGATACCAATATCCTATTGTTCGATACCGATCTACGTTTCAAGATAGTCGGCGGTGGGGAAAACAAAAAGAATAACTTCGATAATTCGCAGGTCGAGGGAAAAACCCTCCGAGAGGCCTATCCCAAAGACATCTCCGATATATTTGAACCAGTGTACCATAAGGCATTACGAGGCGAAGCCAGCGCCTTTGAACTAAGCTACGGTCCCTATATCTATTCTCAACAGATTATCCCTGTAACTGATCATCAGAGTACAACGATTGCCGGAATGGTAATCGCAACAAACATCACTGAACGTAAACAGGCCGAACAGGCACTGATCAGTGAACGCAATAATGCCCGGCGCTACCTCGACGTGGCTGAAGTCATATTAATAGCCTTCGATGATCAGGCACAGCTCACACTGCTCAACCGCAAGGGACATCAAGTATTGGGTTATGCAGAGGGAGAACTACTCGGCAAGGACTGGTTTCGCGTTTGCCTGCCGCCCGATGAATACGAGGCGGTGCTTGGCGTCTATCGCAAGATTCTGTCGAGCGATATCGAACCCTTTGAATATTACGAAAACAAGATATTGACGAAGACTGGCGATACACGCCTCATCGCATGGCACAACAGCGCACTACGCGACCACACCGGACGTGTTGTCGGCACACTTAGCTCTGGCGAAGACATTACCGAACGCAAACAGGCCGAGAACGAACTTCGAAAATACCGACAGCATCTGAAAACACTGGTCAAAGAGCGTACTAGTGAACTGATTCTCGCCAAGAACGCCGCCGAGGCTGCCAATCAGGCTAAAAGCATGTTCCTGGCTAACATGAGCCACGAGATCCGAACACCAATGAACGCCGTACTCGGTTTCTCGCAGTTGTTGGAACGCGATCCATCCCTGTCGCCAGCGGCTCGGGATAAAGTAACAACAATTATAAAAGGTGGGGAACATCTGCTGTCCATTATTAACAATATTTTGGAGATGTCTCGTATTGAAGCCGGACGGGTTGAAATACGGGAGGTGTCAATTGATCTGTACAACCTGCTCAATGATCTAGCAGTAATGTTTCGGATGCGCGCCGAGATCAAGGGGCTACTCTTTACCCAAGAGCTAATCCCGGACCTTCCCCGCTATATCATGGCTGATATGGGAAAACTGCGCCAGGTATTGATTAATCTGCTGGGGAATGCGATCAAGTTCACCAAACAAGGATCCATTATTCTGCGTGCATTCTCGGCCGGTGTCGACCGAATTGCCATCGAGGTACAAGATACTGGTATTGGCATCACCCCGGAAGAATTGGAAAGGTTATTCCAGCCTTTTGAACGTACCCACAGCGGTGAGCAAACCGCCGGTGGTACCGGCCTCGGACTTGCCATCAGCCGCGAATACGCACGTTTGATGGCCGGCGAGATTACCGTAACCAGTCAGGCAGGTACTGGTAGCTGTTTCCGCTACAAATTCCGTGCACCACTGGCCTCGATAATACCTGATTCAAAAGAGCCTCCCCGTCGTGTTGTGGGCCTTACCCCCGGCCAAGGAGAGATCCGTATCTTGGTAGCGGATGACAAGAATGTTAATCGAGAGTTGTTGCGAGAGATGCTAAAACCATTTGGTTTCATTGTGGATGAGGCCCTAAATGGCGCAGAGACTATCCAAAAGGCACAAACCCTGAGACCGCGTATCATTCTAATGGACCTGATTATGCCCGGTATGGACGGAGACGAGGCAACACGACTTCTACGCAACACCTTTGCCAAAGACACACTAGCCATCATTGGTATTACTGCTAGTGCCTTTGAGACAGAGCGCAATAAATTCCTCGCCGCTGGCGTCAACGCATTTATTGCCAAACCATTCCGAGAACAGGAATTGTATGACGTATTGGCAGATCATGCCGGGGTACGATTTGAAACCGAAAAGTATGATGTAGTGACCATACAGCGGAGCGACAC
- a CDS encoding Response regulator receiver sensor signal transduction histidine kinase: MNKKDIILIVDDIPENLRVLGDILECQDYEVQVSTDGTAALKNAMAIPPPDLILLDIMMPVPNGFEICRRLKANLNTRAIPVIFLSALHESLDKVTAFKVGGVDYITKPFQTDEVLARVHTHLELHRQRQSLEIANTKLRQALLVEETLNRKLIEINEKLRRSELLKSRFLSSMHKEIDYPLGSIIAMANQLSTEELLQGQVKQLANRVQAEAFDLDFQIRNIFLAAELEAGDAQFTITLVDVRSILQDAIQILSRPNQNHATVYMEGDHEASFFETDAEKLKHIIVNLLSNAIKFSPAASQIRVCFRITAENFTLEVEDEGPGIPEEHREIIFERFRQLETITTHSHRGHGLGLAVVKATLDLLGGNIQLNPGLSGGSCFTVIIPRPIPANEDSYTSSNESLLYDDFEEK; encoded by the coding sequence GTGAACAAGAAAGATATCATCCTAATCGTAGACGATATCCCGGAAAATCTCCGTGTGCTTGGCGATATATTGGAATGCCAGGACTATGAGGTGCAGGTATCTACCGACGGCACTGCCGCCCTGAAAAATGCGATGGCGATTCCTCCGCCGGATCTCATTCTGCTCGACATCATGATGCCTGTCCCTAATGGTTTCGAAATTTGCCGACGGTTAAAGGCGAATCTCAATACGCGGGCGATCCCAGTGATTTTTCTGAGTGCACTACATGAATCCCTCGATAAGGTGACCGCCTTTAAAGTTGGAGGAGTGGATTATATTACCAAACCTTTCCAAACTGATGAAGTTCTAGCCCGCGTCCACACCCATCTCGAACTCCACCGCCAGCGCCAGTCTCTCGAAATAGCTAATACCAAGCTACGCCAGGCCTTACTGGTAGAGGAAACACTGAATCGTAAGCTCATTGAGATCAATGAAAAGCTGAGGCGATCCGAGCTACTAAAAAGCAGATTTCTTTCCTCCATGCACAAAGAAATTGATTATCCCCTTGGCTCGATTATAGCCATGGCCAATCAACTTTCTACAGAAGAATTACTGCAAGGGCAAGTTAAGCAGCTTGCCAACCGAGTCCAAGCCGAGGCCTTCGATCTCGATTTTCAGATACGTAACATCTTTCTTGCGGCAGAGTTAGAAGCGGGAGATGCCCAATTCACCATCACTCTGGTGGATGTGCGCTCCATACTTCAAGATGCTATTCAGATCTTGAGTCGCCCCAACCAAAACCACGCTACCGTATATATGGAAGGCGACCACGAGGCATCCTTCTTTGAAACGGATGCAGAAAAACTCAAGCATATCATCGTGAATCTTCTCTCTAACGCCATCAAATTTAGTCCTGCCGCGAGCCAGATTCGGGTTTGTTTTCGTATCACCGCTGAGAATTTCACCCTGGAAGTTGAGGATGAGGGACCCGGTATTCCAGAGGAGCATCGTGAGATAATTTTTGAGCGTTTCCGTCAGTTGGAGACGATAACCACCCACTCACACCGAGGACATGGTTTGGGGCTCGCTGTAGTCAAGGCAACTTTGGATCTCTTGGGGGGAAATATCCAATTGAACCCCGGCCTCTCAGGCGGTTCCTGTTTCACGGTCATCATTCCGCGTCCGATTCCCGCAAACGAAGATAGTTATACCTCCAGCAACGAATCACTGCTTTACGACGATTTTGAAGAGAAATGA